CATGAGAAGAGTCAGTTTTCAGTCTCTCATATTAACCGACTTCAGGGTTTTTGTCAAAACTTATTATGATTGTTATGTCGTCACTGAGGATCACGACTGCTGATaaacaaatataacaaatgTTTCATTCGCTTCATTCTCATtatgaatgcaaaaaatattttctaatgtaATTCAAAACATAGTCTTTAAAATGATTGccaaaactaaaatattgaagTGACATAAAACTAGTTGTTTCTTACCATTTCCAATTATGGTTGATCTAGCGTCTTTGAACCATGATGTCATATTTAGATGTGCACGAGGTAGTGTAGTTCGATTTTGCACATAGTTCTGCGATTCCTTGTGTGCCCATAATGTTATGTTTTGAAAACCAGACGGTTCCAGTTGACAGTGAACAACGTTGATTAGAGTTACAAAAGTCAAAAATAGCACAGTCACTCCagtcattttctttttttagaaacatttatttataatataatgttTTCTAAACAGAATTAGttgatatattttgtattttcgtGTCCGGTAAATTCGTCGCAGAAAATATCGCCGTCGCcgcatgaaaaatcgccgcaagagcattttactgtaaaacaagtatttgtgataaaaacagttcgGTTTATAGAGTCAGGGTATGCTGTTAAATGGCGAATCTTTTTCAaatgcggcgaaatttcctggGCGAGATTTTCTACGGCGAAATTTTCTGCGAtgaattttcctagaacccTAAATTTTGCCCTGAATGAACCTCGATTTCACAGCAATTAAATGCAAAGCGGAAAACGACAAACGGTTTGAACGAATTTCCACATACTAAATACACGTAACCCTTTTTCTAATTGCTCGATAACaagagaaaaaatattatagatttaaaattatattttcgagACTTGACGCCAATGCAAAGTAAACACTTGTATAAAGTATAAAAGCACTAGCCTGGCCGATTGAAAAAAGAGTTTTGGTGGCAATAAATCGCTTACGTGACCCAACCACAGTAAACAATTCCCATGGTGATAACAGAGTAAGCTAACTACCGGTATATTCGCTATCGGTCAGATTAGGATAAGAGCGGAAACTCTACAGAGGGCTACCACATTCAAGTGTTCACACAAAATGGATATACGAAGTCCCTTACAGAGAAAGTACATTAAATACAGCTTATATGTGGGATATCGTAAACATTATTTAAACTACCGTCCACATTGAGTGAGGGAAACACAACTAAATGAACCAGCATATCCACTTGAGCTCCAACCTACATCTCTCGCACGAAGTAATCAGTAATGTGGAGCTCTTGCGTTCTGTTAGGCAAGTGTCCATCCACCTAATCGAGGAACAGTACCCTTCAAAGCAAACCATATCCGAGATAGGCGTAAGTTTTGtcacaaaattttcaatcataCGATTTCTACAAGCGGGATCAGTACTACGCACCACAAAAAGTTTATTCCCATTGGTTTATTTTATGGAAGTGACCATGAATATGTAAGTTTAAATACATTTGCCGTAACATTTTTCCAGTGCGAAACTGATTTCTCTGTAAGCTTAGACCGATTTTAATCGAATTGGTTATTTAATCTCCGGATTTGCAAATGTAAACACATTTTCGATCATGGTACTTTCCACAATGTGAATGCGATAGCAAGCAATAAATTGCGTCTCCCTTCGTTTCCGCGGTATATATTTACcgtgaaaatgaaaataacacaaataGAATACTGAATGAACAAAATCTCAAATTTAGACGCCCACGAGTCTGAGAAAAATAGAACCGTCTCACTACAAGTTTATTGAACCTTAGGAATCGAATGAAAATCGCTTTTTAATCACTAGTCGGTGGTTCTTGACCTTTTATGGTCCATAGCCCCCATCCCCCATCCGaagaattcaaaaacgcgaaaacgaggtaatgtttacgcctgaaaatctgtctgcgtgagaaaagtgtccgagcggatgcgaaaaggggcattgttacgtcacttatCGCAttttgctgattagccaatgtcacgaagtaaacgagGAAGTCGGTGCTCGGAGAAACATCCATTGAAAAGACATGCAAACCAGTGACGCGTAACGGCTTTCTATTTAGGCTTCTCTGCTTTCGCAAGACAAAATATAGAACACcgtggataggataggatttacatacttatcccgggggagaggaacgCCGATAacacggcttatccatatggcgaaccacggcctctcgtccggttaccattccgagttgggtatgggattagttatattgtttgttttcggaagcatggacttggtggtggaggaagccgtaaccgaccagcggttacgtgaaccacccaacgacggctaGGAGCGCAGAAATGCTCTCGCACaaatccctgcatgggattcgaacctgcgaacccacgcagagtaattagaggtgcggtggcgagcgtatttctaacgcttagcccgttgagccacaccgccgcgccagggatttgttcaaaaagaattgtgttaattaaaacaattgttttaaatcaggttctgcctgttttgttcaaaatggctgtactatttgatttttttgtattaaataggttgaagaaaaatggatgtaaaaacttgccaagcgcttcttatttgcaataaatctttcaaaacgccacaaatatcgacagaggctcatgcacaccttctcaagctgtagttcagtggttggccCAGTAAGgcgcaaccgataagccattacgtcaggggtcgggaacccatggctcgcgagccatatatggctcttctggtgacggcatatggctcccagaaaaatctaatattctaagactaagcttactattgttacgaaatttcaaacacttttatagccaattttggcagaaaattcccaatacgtttgagaacgcgcgcccagcacatgtctatgaTATGTAAGATAAtcaccagacaggcattgtgacaaacaaggggattctggaacatatattgtgacatcacaaagcgatagagttttaaaaacactacggagatgcctaaacgaaaaagggtgatgagtaccgtagatttcaacttgggctgcaagtgagcaaccgttcaaggcccgcagcgactacatgcagcatcagaaatctcattaaatgtatattgacattgtatgtgttgacttttgagtaaacatttcaggcctgattaagtgaagaaatgttatatggctcgcacggaaatgcaattgaaaatatgtatattttatggctctcttgaccaaaaaggttcccgacccctgcatTACGTGAAAGACCCTGCTGCGATAAAACCACCTtatgaaatgcgatcgaataaatgagtttgtataaccttgaaGGATTCAACACTTCAActttaaaaacaaagtatgctaagcataaattaaccgaacagtattaaccgtaatgatgccttcattttataagaaaaatgtcaatacatgtactcgaaatccatattatggcgtcataacagattagttgtggcgtctttgcacCAGAGGAATCTTACAATTAACATAGGCTAGGCTAGGGTGTCCCATCGTTTATATTAGTAGATTACcgccgatataagcatattcttcattatcgcaacccactcgttttgccaAAGGGCTGCCTGCACTAGATctaattgcttttgtagtaggATCGTGAgataattttcatgatttttcttactcaaaacgtctctctgatatctcggctaaacattccgggtaaagtcttatgactttggtggagatacaaACGTGGCGGTAAatgtaaaagtcaaaataaaaaattttactcacatttttgaaattataaacatgatgtttttttagaattgataaaaaacaaaaccctgaCCGTGGACCATAAATCcatataatgaaaataaaaaaactgatGGATATTCTATTGTGACCACAGGCGTTTAATATGTTTTAGGGTTGCGCGTAGATCGCCTGTCTTCGCCAGACGGCGTTTGGTGAATATTTCGCGCGTCCTATTTCAAACTTCCTTTAATCCGTAGCCAACCGGCTATCACCATGCCGCGTTGCTCGCTCTTCATTGTTTCATAAATCAGCTAGCTGTTCGAAGGAGAGAAACAAATGTAACGAAACTCTCGCCGTCACGAATGTCCTAAGCCCAGTAAAAATATTTGCATCCCGTTGCCCTACATAAACGTGATGAATCTGAACGAAATATAGCGAGAACAAAATGGAATTTTGACAGTCTAGAAACAACatgaatatagaaaataaacGAACGACAGTTGTATGCCAAACAAATGTCGAGTGTGTCGCGAAATATCAATCACATTGTTTCCTAAGTGCCCGCATTTggaaataaaacgataaaaatcGTACCTTAAATTGTAACCCATTCATATACACGAATAAAGCATAAATTTCCCGTCTCAATCGGGAAATTGTTTTCATCTTGGGTCAATTAAGTCAGTGGTGACCAAACTGGGGGCCGCGACCGCTGGTGAGGTCGCTTGAATAGTGTTCGGGGCGGCCTAACTTCCGGCACACACAAGTACCTTGGATTTGAATGCAAGTAAgtgaaattttctttttctagCTTGGGGATTGTTCATAATTCGAGTCGAAACCAAAGGTGGGAGATTTTTTTAATACTTCTTGGAAATTCTAGCAAATTTAACTCAATATTTCCAccatttttttatcaaaaggTATAAGCAAGCAAAATACGTTTGAATTACCGTACAGGAAAATGTGCCTTTTAGTATAAATCTTGCAAAAAAAACTGCAATTCGTTATGAATACTCATGTGCCGCATTGGAGATCACTGAGAGTCGCGAGTTTGACAGCCGTGGATTAAACAATCCAAATTTTTGATTCTCATGTTAGAATGAGATCTGGAAAGACACGTTGTCATGaggatatatttaatatatgaaTCGAGAGCTGGCTTATTTTACTGTATCGCACTGATGCTGCTGTTCCTGTGTCTGCTGTGTATGGCCAAGGTTTCAAAAACTTACAGGCGACGTACAGGCACATTCGCATTAAGATACTGTAATTAAACAGAATGTgctgattttttgaaattactgtACTTTCTTTGTTGTGGGGTTGCCGATatctatattttcaattttacgaaaaTCGTGACCGCCGAGTTTGCGATCCACTGAATTATGCTAATCGACCCATAGATCACTTACTGTTCAACATATAGTCAGTCGTTTAAGAATGCAGTACCTTTCTCTGAAACACatttccaaaatttatttaatctgTTGGTACTGCATAACTGACTTCAATCAAGTTGACTTTGGGTATAATAAGTTCATACTTCACCATTGTAACCACGTGGGTTACCTTAGGTCACCTTCAAAAATTTCCCAAACTATTTGCCTCTTAAGCTTCAAGCAATGCAGCTGGAATGGGGAATACATCAACTATCTTTTGGTTTGATGCCTCTTCAATAAACCCTCAAATATTTATCTATCTTTAAATATAACAGTTGGTTCATTTTCTATGCAGTATAAAATTAACTCGCaactaaaacagtggttccgtAACTAAATTTTCCAatcttttttattagaaattaGAACCAGGGATGTCACTGCTCGATAATCAGCTTCGGTTCCTTGCTTCTTCCACTCCCCAGTAAAATTGCTTGATTAtcttttttcttcatattttatgTGAAATCGATTTTctactggttgaaaaaaatatactccTAGCCTACTTGACTTAAAATGTTACTCAATGGCTCCCAGTGTGAAATCGAATCCAACGTTCTACCCGTTTGGGACTATAAATTTGAACTCACGTTATACTTTCTTCGGTTTCAATTAGTGCAATATTAGGACGCACATTTCCTACGATCATCGGTGTCATTCGAAATATTGAATCTTATACTGTTTTATTGATCGAACGTAATAAAAATTACTAGAGACTtttcaacaataaattttattgtcccgTCACTCacaaatgaataattttatttatgctATATAAATCTGTGAGTTgtaacaataatatttataaaattatctGGAGACGTCGCTGGCTTTTGTATGTTTCTCTGTGGTGTTCGTGGTAATAATAGTTGAACTGCAAGCTTATATTATTCTGAGATATTTTGTCATATGGCAGGTGGAGTCTGATAACGGCTACGattaaatctaaaaaaaataagaGGGATGAATAAGTGATATCATAATATGTGAATTATTGAAAAGTTATGTAACagaattgtttaaaaatattaataaataaccaaaattacaaaaatgagaaattaaGTAAAGCATTCACAAATGAACATAAAAGCAATGAGGAATATGATCTCAATCACCAAATGGATATAGGGAAAGCCTCGACTATCCCATACCCAGAAAAAGCAGTGAATTTAGTTCAATTTCATTATGATATTACTAGTCAAATGCTCATTACAGACTTTATCAGGTATAGTATTGGTCATCGTCAACCGGCCAGATTATTCATTTCTCCATTCTTGtgcttcaaatttaatttttcaattcaaattattttctgtTCATTCAATTTTCAGTAATAATGGAACATTTTGCAACTCATTTTGATCATCAGAATCAAGTATTTCACTACAGAAATTTTTAAAGTGTTTTTCGTGGgaaaattcatttatatatattcgtGTTCGTTTCTGCTTTTGTATATAAACTATCGGTTCTACTTATCTACAGTTTTGTTGTGTTACCTTGCGTCCTACACGTAGCTGACATATTTCTAACATCTGGCAATGTTTCAGTTATATAATGAGGAGTTTTGTTTACAGTCCATTTTTAGATAAGCACGATGAGATTTTTCGGAActcaaatatatgttatttatattaaatgttGGAGGTACCCAAATCAAAAGGCGATTAGTCAGAAGTAGGCTACATTTGGaaaatgacaacaattttggtatattttcaattgtaaTTTGTATTTGATACTTCCAAATCATCAAGAATGTTTGATCCCTGCATCcgatatttttttctattgagTAGTGGAAGGTTAGGACACATTGTTTCTTTTGCACCTTTGATACCCATAATCTACACATTTATTTGACATTGTAGAGCTAATGcagagaggggtaaatgtagtttttattcagcgactgaGAATTTCCAGAGCGACACACATTTTACCACCAAAATACTTTGAATAACGTTTGTCAAGTGTTCAAGTTATAATTCCGGCCAAAGGCgaaatatttactttttcgaATCTGAATCACTCTGAAGATATTTTTGACTTTAGAAGATATTCCATATTGAGCCATGGGCCAAAAGTTGGcccactgtcgaattgtgcccagtgGAGCATGTCCCACGACAACCCGGTCCATTGTTCAATTTGGCGATCctcaacaaaaaatcattttcatgcTATACAATAAGTGTTGTAATCATTACCTTGTTCTTTTTGGTGAGTTTTCGCTAGCGCTTCCAGCCACATATCTCCGAAGTGCAGGCCGAGAAAATGATCCATTCTTTCTCGGTAGGCTGTTgtgaatgaaaattaaaaaaaaggctGAAAAAGCTATGTTCTAACGTGATTAAGGCTTGTGTTAATTTCACACAGTCGACATGATCAATGCTTATTACCAACAGCTACTGAGTTGAAATATAGTAATCTCCCATGCTCGGTATATCTTCAAACCATGAATCCGAAATATTTACCCTACGATGCCACATAGTCGCTCACCACGACACAATCTCGCCCGCTAAACGTGCGGTTGACAGCGCGAGCTAATAAAGGCGATGCAATCTTGCATGGCGGCAACCCGACATACATACCTTGCGATATTATTCTGATTTACTCCCATATAATATTTGTAGTTACCACTTGAACCCTTCAAATTTAGTTTAAAGATTTTAGTAAACAGGCTAAATAACATCCCAGACCGAAATAAcatttctgataaataatataataaaaatatttactcaCGTTTTGCATGCACAGGGACAACGTTGACAAAATTTACTTCGTACGCGGGGGCTAcctggaaaatattttaaacccgtcattattttataatgttgccgtttattacatttttaaaagTAAATGCTCAATTTCCTGAACTCTTTTATAGCTTCATTAttcaaatatacaatttttGACTTCTTAATTGCGGAAACATTGCTGTTGGAATCAAAAAGTGATATAAACAAAATGTTTGGGGTATCCATTTCTAGGTACATATCTACAACAGTTTTTACAAGCAAAGAGTCTATTAGCTCTTGCAAATCTTAATCAGAATGCTTTTATTCTACTTCAGCAATAAAAAATTGcagagaaattaaaaattttatcacAGAAGATAAAATCAAGACAAGGATATTTATATATCAATAATCATGACCAATAAAAGAAGTTACATCAAAATACAAATTGGTACTTAGTACCTGAACTCTTTTCCAATCGTCTCTCAATCTCTTCAATCGGAGGTAAATTAACAATCGGATTCCCGTCGAGTCGACTAACTGTAAAAGTATTATTTACTTATCAACTAAATGTATTTAATATTCGCAACTGTAATCTGGTTCCAATAGATTGAATCAGACTAAACCATACCTATATTATCAagtcgtatatatatatagcacgATGTATTGATATTACAAAACATGCACTAAATCGTATTCACATATACAATATTACTAATAAGCTAAATTGTTGGCGTAAATCGCAAATCTCTTTCGATACAATCTGCTAAATTCACGAGGAGAGTCAGTTTTCAGTCTCTCATATTAACCGACTTCAGGGTTTTTGTCAAAACTTATTATGATTGTTATGTCGTCAATAAGGATCACGACTGCTGATaaacaaatataacaaatgCTTCATTCTCGTTGtgaatgcaaaaaatatattcttatataATTCAAAACATAGTCCTTAAAATGATTGCCAAAAGTAAAATATTAAAGTGACATAAAACAAGTTGTTTCTTACCATTTCCAATTATGGTGACCAATAAAAGAAGTTACATCAAAATACAAATTGGTACTTAGTACCTGAACTCTTTTCCAATCGTCTCTCAATCTCTTCAATCGAAAGTAAATTAACAATCAGATTCCCGTCGAGTCGACTAACTGTAAAAGTATTATTTACTTATCAACTAAATGTATTTCATATTCGCAACTGTAATCTGGTTCCAATAGATTGAATCAGACTAAACCATACCTATATTATCAagtcgtatatatatatagcacgATGTATTGATATTACAAAATATGCACTAAGTCGTATTCACATATACAATATTACTAATAAGCAAAATTGTTGGCGTAAATCGCAAATCTCTTTCGATACAATCTGCTAAATTCATGAGAAGAGTCAGTTTTCATTCTCTCATATTAACCGACTTCAGGGTTTTTGTCAAAACTTATTATGATTGTTATGTCGTCACTGAGGATCACGACTGCTGATaaacaaatataacaaatgTTTCATTCTCGTTtagaatgcaaaaaatattttcttatataATTCAAAACATAGTCATTAAAATGATTGCcaatagtaaaatattgaaGTGACATAAAACAAGTTGTTTCTTACAATTTCCAATTATGGTTGATCTAGCGTCTTTGAACAATGATGTCATATTGATATGTGCACGAGGTAGTGTAGTTCGATTTTGCACATAGTTCTGCGATTCCTCGTGTGCCCATAATGTTGTGTTTCGAAAACCAGACAGTTCCAGTTGACAGTGAACAACGTTGATTAGAGTTACAAAAGTCAAAAATAGCACTGTCACTCCAGTCATTTTCTTTATTTAgaaacatttatttataatttaatgttTTCTAAACAGAATTAGttgatatattttgtattttcgtgtccggaaaattcgTCGCAGAAAATATCGCTGTCGCcgcatgaaaaatcgccgcaagagcatttcactgtaaaacaagtatttgtgataaaaacagttaggtttatagAGTCAGGGTATGCTGTTAAATAGCgaatctttttcaaataaaaaggtACTTCAAAAACCTTACTTTTCACCTAAACTTACTTTTTACCTAAATTTCCTGGGCGAGATTCCTATGGCGAAATTTTCTGCGATGAGTTTTCTTAGAACCCTAAATTTTGCCCTGAATAAACCTCGATTTCACAGCTATTAAATGCAAAGCGGAAAACGACAAACAGTTTGAACAAATTTCCACATACTAAATACACGTAACCTTTTTTCTAATTGCTCgataacaaaagaaaaaatattatagatttaaaaattatattttcgagACTTGACGCCAATGCAAAGTAAACACTTGTATAAAGTATAACAGCACTAGCCTGGCCGATTGAAAAAAGAGTTTTGGTGGCAATAAATCGCTTACGTGACCCAACCACAGTAAACAATTCCCATGGTGATAACAGAGTAAGCTAACTATATTCGCTATCAGTCAGATTAGGACAAGAGCGGAAACTCTACAGAAGGCTACCACATTCAAGTGTTCACACAAAATGGAAATACGAAGTCCCTTACGGAGAAAGTACATTAAATACAGCTTATATGTGGGATATCGTAAACATTATTCAACTCCCGTCCATCTTGAGTGAGGGAAACACAACTAAATGAACCAGCATATCCACTTGAGCTCCAACCTACATCTCTCGCACGAAGTAATCAGTAATGTGGAGCTCTTGCGTTCTGTTAGGCATAACCAAGTGCCCATCCACCTAATCGAGGAACATATCCGAACTAGGCGTAAGTTTTGTCACAAAGTTTTCAATCATACGATTCCTACAAGCGGAATCAGTAATACGCACCACAAAAAGTTTATTCTCATTGGTTTATTTTATGGAAGTGGACATGAATATGGAAGTTTAAATACATTTGCCGTAAAATTTTTCCAGTGCGAAACTGATTTCTCTGTTAGCTTAGACCGATTTTAATCGAATTGATTATTTAATCTCCGATTTATGCAAATGCAAACACACTTTCGATCATTGTACTTTCCACAATGTGAATGCGATAGCAAGCACTAAATCGCGTCTCCCTTCGTTTCCGCGGTATATAATTaacaagaaattgaaaataacacaaataGAATACTGGATGACAAAATCTCAAATTTAGACGCCCACGAGTCTGAGAAAAATAGAACCGTCTCACTACAAGTTTATTGAACCTTAGGAATCGAATGAAAATCGCTTTTCAATCACTAGTCGGTGGTTCTTGATCTTTTATGGTCCATAGCCCCCATCCGAAGACTATCAACACTCCGGTGCCCCTGTTTCTCCAATGAAAAGTTTTTAACGGATCCCCATCATATATTTTCTTTGCAACGTTTATAATAAAAAGCTAACAAACGGgagtaaaaaataaatgcattacCATCAAAGAATTAAACAATTAATTTACACATTGAATCAATCAATTTGTCGTAAATACTGccgtaccggtagtctactgtggaAAATTGCATACCagtacccgtactacttcgtttcaGCTTTCGTGTCCATTTATTTGAATATCGCTCACTTGTTGGACaagtcagtggacataacgatcgttttaatattatgttgttattctttttcgtcatgataaaatcgcttttctcttcgattactggaccaactgctttgaaattttcagtggttaaagattttttatttttggacctatgaatcgtttacCTTTTTTTTGGACTCCTAGTGGAAAACGGAAaaactaaaaagtcgcttttatgctggcactctttttcttgttcttttgatcacgtgctcatcgaacgtcggtggtgTGTAACGAAGTTTATGCTTTCCTAACCGGAAATGGCGAACAGCGACGTAGGTATTTGCCGTATATATTTGAACACTGCTTTCTTGTTTTCATAAAAGTTACAAAAATTGTTGCGATAAAACGTGAGTAACTCatgaaatcgaaaaatttgcactattgtatatttaattcaatattaCCAACTGCAAAAACTTGATATAGTAGGCCCGTCAAATACGGACACCACTATAGCAAAATCTTAATTTCTCGTAATCCGTACCATATAGAAGCGTGACTCCCGTATTAAAATAAGCAATTTGAACGTGCCCTACAGCCCACTGTCGATTTCGGCAATCAGCCTAATATTTTGTTAGATATGAGCATTTTTccccaaaaaatttatttgggtAAAACGGACACATGGATGGGTAAAACGaacattaaacaaaattaattgaagAC
The genomic region above belongs to Styela clava chromosome 13, kaStyClav1.hap1.2, whole genome shotgun sequence and contains:
- the LOC120333802 gene encoding uncharacterized protein LOC120333802 translates to MTGVTVLFLTFVTLINVVHCQLEPSGFQNITLWAHKESQNYVQNRTTLPRAHLNMTSWFKDARSTIIGNGSPRVRGKFCQRCPCACKTLPRKNGSFSRPALRRYVAGSASENSPKRTRFNRSRYQTPPAI
- the LOC120332678 gene encoding uncharacterized protein LOC120332678; its protein translation is MTGVTVLFLTFVTLINVVHCQLELSGFRNTTLWAHEESQNYVQNRTTLPRAHINMTSLFKDARSTIIGNFSRLDGNLIVNLLSIEEIERRLEKSSVSRLDGNPIVNLPPIEEIERRLEKSSGSPRVRSKFCQRCPCACKTLPRKNGSFSRPALRRYVAGSASENSPKRTRFNRSRYQTPPAI